In Lysobacter firmicutimachus, one genomic interval encodes:
- a CDS encoding TonB-dependent receptor, with translation MNRSTPRYPMQRPGRSLLACALAGCLAMAAPAALAQSTAATIRGVVSGDAGPAANASVTATNLASGLSRKVQTGADGNYTLAGLPPGAYRIDVDAGGKTNSRNVTVAVGQSATLNVSTGGLAETAPAGEATELDKVTVTSEALAEVRTSENATYISTKQIESLPQGTRNFLAFADTVPGVQFIQSGNGSTSIRSGAQSSNGVNVYIDGVGQKNYVLPGGVSGQDDTRGNPFPQSAIGEYKVITSNYKAEFDQLSSAAITAVTRSGGNEFHGDFFWDYTSEKWRSPTPAEEKAGRKTDSKEEQYGVSFGGPILRDRAHFFVAYEAKEYNTPFTIKPGEGVSAAQLPAQFQSLIGGVNAPFKEDLYFAKIDWLLGENHYFELTGKYRDETEITGVDGISTVPFGTAKDNTDKRVDLRYQFTGQGWLNDAHLTYEDASYNPRANAFGNGYVLTRADIDSNGGKRVLNAGPGENFQNKAQKGWSLQDDLTLTDLQWHGYHTVKMGVKYKVIDISAAEQIPYNPQFFYDIDRDLGAPYLVRFGAGLPGIADGSVESRNKQFGIYIQDDWEVNDKLTLNLGIRWDYETSDVYTDYRTPADVIAALDSQDPRAPAGQSYRQTLARGGIDLNDYISNGRQRSNFKDAFQPRLGFSYDLNADQRHVIYGGAGRAYDRNIFNNLQLETTKGTFPTYSFRFNQPGHTCTPGVGDCLAFDPRYFDRAALEALVAADPNNGREVFLLNNDLKTPYSDQFSIGMRNAITLGETEWQTDIGLSRIVSKDGFAFLLGNRRPDGSFYPAGARWGAPFGNGIPGFGRALILGVNGIETRANSLLVKVDKPYTRESGWGVTLAYTLTDAEENRENGESFSLDHPSLSGFGWHDAKGVPRHRLVATGIYDGPWGLTFSGKLTLASPTGYYFVNCSQAPAGNDGQCFTDQFKPDDTVGFKQLDLAVSKEFDTGAGIKFRIRGDLLNVTNERNYNQYETYAGRLGAPNAKFGEHQDGIILPTRMFKLSMGFSW, from the coding sequence ATGAACCGAAGCACCCCGCGTTACCCGATGCAACGCCCCGGCCGCAGCCTGTTGGCCTGCGCCCTGGCCGGCTGCCTGGCGATGGCCGCGCCGGCCGCGCTGGCGCAAAGCACCGCCGCGACCATCCGCGGCGTGGTCAGCGGCGACGCCGGCCCCGCCGCCAACGCCAGCGTGACCGCGACCAACCTCGCCAGCGGCCTCAGCCGCAAGGTGCAGACCGGCGCCGACGGCAACTACACCCTGGCCGGCCTGCCGCCGGGCGCGTATCGCATCGACGTCGACGCGGGCGGCAAGACCAATTCGCGCAACGTGACCGTCGCGGTCGGCCAGTCGGCCACGCTCAACGTGTCCACCGGCGGTCTCGCCGAGACCGCGCCGGCGGGTGAAGCGACCGAGCTGGACAAGGTCACCGTGACCAGCGAAGCGCTGGCCGAGGTGCGCACCTCGGAGAACGCGACCTACATCAGCACCAAGCAGATCGAATCGCTGCCGCAGGGCACGCGCAACTTCCTTGCCTTCGCCGACACCGTGCCGGGCGTGCAGTTCATCCAGTCCGGCAACGGCTCGACCTCGATCCGCAGCGGCGCGCAGAGTTCCAACGGCGTCAACGTCTACATCGACGGCGTCGGCCAGAAGAACTACGTCCTGCCCGGCGGCGTCAGCGGCCAGGACGACACCCGCGGCAACCCGTTCCCGCAGTCGGCGATCGGCGAGTACAAGGTCATCACCTCCAATTACAAGGCGGAGTTCGATCAGCTCAGCAGCGCTGCGATCACCGCGGTGACGCGCTCGGGCGGCAACGAATTCCACGGCGACTTCTTCTGGGACTACACCTCCGAGAAGTGGCGCTCGCCGACCCCGGCCGAGGAGAAGGCCGGGCGCAAGACCGATTCCAAGGAAGAGCAGTACGGTGTCTCCTTCGGCGGCCCGATCCTGCGCGACCGCGCGCACTTCTTCGTCGCCTACGAGGCCAAGGAGTACAACACGCCGTTCACGATCAAGCCGGGCGAGGGCGTCAGCGCGGCGCAGCTGCCGGCCCAGTTCCAATCGCTGATCGGCGGCGTGAACGCGCCGTTCAAGGAAGACCTGTACTTCGCCAAGATCGACTGGCTGCTCGGCGAGAACCACTATTTCGAGCTGACCGGCAAGTACCGCGACGAGACCGAGATCACCGGCGTCGACGGCATCAGCACCGTGCCGTTCGGTACCGCCAAGGACAACACCGACAAGCGCGTCGACCTGCGCTACCAGTTCACGGGCCAAGGCTGGCTCAACGACGCCCACCTGACCTATGAGGACGCCAGCTACAACCCGCGCGCCAACGCCTTCGGCAACGGCTATGTGCTGACGCGCGCCGACATCGATTCCAACGGCGGCAAGCGCGTGCTCAACGCCGGCCCCGGCGAGAATTTCCAGAACAAGGCGCAGAAGGGCTGGTCGTTGCAGGACGATCTGACGCTCACCGATTTGCAGTGGCACGGCTACCACACGGTGAAGATGGGGGTGAAGTACAAGGTCATCGACATCAGCGCGGCCGAGCAGATCCCCTACAACCCGCAGTTCTTCTACGACATCGACCGCGATCTGGGCGCGCCCTACCTGGTCCGCTTCGGCGCCGGCCTGCCGGGCATCGCCGACGGCAGCGTCGAATCGCGCAACAAGCAGTTCGGCATCTACATCCAGGACGATTGGGAGGTCAACGACAAGCTGACCCTGAACCTGGGCATCCGTTGGGATTACGAGACCAGCGACGTCTACACCGACTATCGCACCCCGGCCGACGTGATCGCCGCACTCGACAGCCAGGACCCGCGCGCACCCGCCGGGCAGAGCTATCGTCAGACCCTGGCCCGGGGCGGCATCGATCTCAACGACTACATCAGCAACGGCCGCCAGCGCAGCAATTTCAAGGATGCGTTCCAGCCGCGCCTGGGCTTTTCCTATGATCTCAACGCCGACCAGCGCCACGTGATCTACGGCGGCGCCGGCCGAGCCTACGATCGCAATATCTTCAACAACCTGCAGCTGGAAACCACCAAGGGCACGTTCCCGACCTATTCGTTCCGTTTCAACCAGCCCGGCCACACCTGTACGCCGGGCGTCGGCGACTGTCTGGCCTTCGATCCGCGTTACTTCGATCGTGCGGCGCTGGAAGCCTTGGTCGCGGCCGATCCGAACAATGGCCGCGAAGTGTTCCTGCTCAACAACGATCTGAAGACGCCGTATTCGGATCAGTTCAGCATCGGCATGCGCAACGCGATCACCCTCGGCGAGACCGAATGGCAGACCGACATCGGCCTGTCGCGCATCGTCAGCAAGGACGGCTTCGCCTTCCTGCTCGGCAACCGCCGCCCCGACGGTTCGTTCTATCCGGCGGGCGCCCGTTGGGGCGCGCCGTTCGGCAACGGCATCCCGGGTTTCGGTCGCGCCCTGATTCTGGGCGTCAACGGCATAGAGACCCGGGCCAATTCGCTGCTGGTCAAGGTCGACAAGCCGTATACGCGCGAATCGGGCTGGGGCGTGACCCTGGCCTATACCCTGACCGATGCCGAGGAGAATCGCGAGAACGGCGAGTCGTTCTCGCTCGATCATCCCAGCCTGTCCGGCTTCGGCTGGCACGACGCCAAGGGCGTGCCTCGCCACCGTTTGGTCGCGACCGGCATCTACGATGGTCCGTGGGGGCTGACGTTCTCGGGCAAGCTGACCCTGGCCAGCCCGACCGGCTACTACTTCGTCAATTGCTCGCAGGCGCCGGCCGGCAACGACGGCCAGTGCTTCACCGATCAGTTCAAGCCCGACGACACGGTCGGCTTCAAACAGCTCGATCTGGCGGTGAGCAAGGAATTCGATACCGGCGCCGGGATCAAGTTCCGCATCCGCGGCGACCTGCTCAACGTCACCAACGAACGCAACTACAACCAGTACGAAACCTACGCCGGTCGCCTGGGCGCGCCGAACGCCAAGTTCGGCGAGCATCAGGACGGCATTATCCTGCCGACGCGCATGTTCAAGCTGTCGATGGGCTTCAGCTGGTAA
- a CDS encoding LacI family DNA-binding transcriptional regulator — protein sequence MSVTIKDVARAAQVSVATVSRTLNGHGNVAEEVRRRVLAVARDLRYTPHAAARSLSSRRTQTLGVVLPDLHGEFFSELVRGVDQIAREHRLHLLVSSYHGCPEEQVAALRAMRGRVDGLLVMSPYAQAQSTVAEELDSALPVVLINSQCAVPGPMSLSIDNYGGAQAMVDYLIDCGHRRIAFIAGPEANYDAHERLRGYREALARRLPKAAEWVLPGEFDEASGHRAGLALLAAPQRPDAVFAANDMMALGCLFAFAQAGLKVPDDVAVAGFDDIPLARYVHPTLTTMRVNIAELGARAARLLLSKLTAEQASQEAAPDTDEPRQSELLQPELIVRESGMRRGGDG from the coding sequence GTGAGCGTGACGATCAAAGACGTCGCCCGCGCGGCGCAGGTGTCGGTAGCGACCGTGTCGCGTACCTTGAACGGCCACGGCAACGTCGCCGAAGAGGTGCGCCGGCGGGTGCTCGCCGTGGCCCGCGATCTGCGCTACACGCCCCACGCCGCGGCGCGCAGCCTCAGCAGCCGGCGCACCCAGACCCTGGGCGTGGTCCTGCCGGACCTGCACGGCGAATTCTTCTCCGAACTGGTGCGCGGCGTCGATCAGATCGCGCGCGAACATCGCCTGCACCTGCTGGTGTCGAGCTACCACGGCTGTCCGGAAGAGCAGGTCGCCGCTTTGCGCGCGATGCGCGGCCGGGTCGACGGCTTGCTGGTGATGTCGCCGTACGCGCAGGCGCAAAGCACGGTCGCCGAGGAGCTCGACAGCGCCTTGCCGGTGGTGCTGATCAACTCGCAATGCGCCGTGCCGGGGCCGATGTCGTTGAGCATCGACAATTACGGCGGCGCACAGGCGATGGTCGACTATCTGATCGACTGCGGCCATCGCCGCATCGCCTTCATCGCCGGCCCCGAAGCCAACTACGACGCCCATGAGCGCCTGCGCGGCTATCGCGAAGCGCTGGCGCGACGCTTGCCCAAGGCTGCCGAATGGGTGCTGCCGGGCGAGTTCGACGAAGCTTCCGGGCATCGCGCCGGCTTGGCCTTGCTGGCCGCGCCGCAGCGCCCGGACGCGGTGTTCGCCGCCAACGACATGATGGCCCTGGGGTGTCTGTTCGCCTTCGCCCAGGCCGGGCTGAAAGTGCCCGACGACGTCGCGGTGGCCGGCTTCGACGACATTCCCTTGGCCCGCTATGTGCACCCGACGCTCACGACCATGCGGGTCAATATCGCCGAATTGGGCGCGCGCGCGGCGCGCCTTTTGTTGAGCAAGCTCACCGCCGAACAGGCCTCGCAGGAAGCGGCGCCGGACACCGACGAACCGCGGCAAAGCGAACTGCTGCAGCCGGAACTCATCGTTCGCGAATCGGGCATGCGTCGAGGGGGCGACGGCTGA
- a CDS encoding BolA family protein has protein sequence MSAGPLPREQRVAAIRAAIEAALAPQALEIEDESHRHAGHAGAQDGRGHFRVAVVSEAFAGLSPIARHRAVYAAVGELMNTDIHALAISARTPEEAAR, from the coding sequence GTGAGCGCCGGGCCGCTGCCGCGCGAGCAGCGCGTCGCTGCGATCCGCGCCGCGATCGAGGCCGCGCTGGCGCCGCAGGCGCTGGAGATCGAAGACGAAAGCCATCGCCACGCCGGTCACGCCGGGGCTCAGGACGGGCGCGGGCATTTCCGCGTCGCGGTGGTCAGCGAGGCTTTCGCCGGACTCAGCCCGATCGCGCGTCATCGCGCGGTCTATGCCGCGGTCGGCGAACTGATGAACACCGATATCCACGCGCTGGCGATCAGCGCGCGCACGCCGGAAGAGGCCGCGCGCTGA
- a CDS encoding YciI family protein: MWYLIEGYDVADALPKRGQARPAHLARLEALRDQGRLLLAGPCPAIDAEDPGPAGFSGSLIVAEFESLQAARAWADADPYVEAGVYARVEVRPFRKVLP; the protein is encoded by the coding sequence ATGTGGTATCTGATCGAGGGTTACGACGTCGCCGATGCGCTGCCCAAGCGCGGCCAGGCGCGCCCGGCGCATCTGGCGCGGCTGGAAGCGCTGCGCGACCAGGGCCGCCTGCTGCTGGCCGGGCCGTGTCCGGCGATCGACGCCGAAGACCCGGGTCCCGCCGGTTTCAGCGGCAGCCTGATCGTGGCCGAGTTCGAATCGCTGCAGGCGGCGCGCGCCTGGGCCGACGCCGACCCGTACGTGGAGGCCGGCGTGTACGCGCGGGTCGAGGTGCGGCCGTTCCGCAAGGTGCTGCCGTGA